Proteins co-encoded in one Candidatus Nomurabacteria bacterium genomic window:
- a CDS encoding DUF1761 domain-containing protein, which translates to MDPILFHVDWAAVVVGAILAYFIGWLWYSRHLFGADWAVGVGLDTDSASASYGDAMVAQAFGTFLLSWVVGVADAIDNYMLAILVAFAVAALMKARGFFMKNSRYAIAVDSGYVLIVVFVMVLIQVLL; encoded by the coding sequence ATGGATCCGATTCTTTTTCACGTGGATTGGGCCGCAGTGGTGGTGGGTGCAATCCTGGCCTATTTTATTGGCTGGCTGTGGTACAGCAGACATCTTTTCGGTGCTGACTGGGCGGTGGGAGTCGGGCTCGATACCGACTCCGCTTCTGCTTCGTATGGCGATGCTATGGTGGCGCAAGCCTTTGGCACTTTCTTGCTCTCCTGGGTGGTGGGTGTAGCAGACGCCATCGACAATTACATGCTGGCGATTTTGGTCGCCTTTGCGGTGGCTGCACTAATGAAAGCACGTGGTTTTTTTATGAAAAACTCACGCTACGCGATTGCTGTTGATAGTGGATACGTTCTTATTGTCGTGTTTGTGATGGTATTGATTCAAGTTTTACTATAG
- a CDS encoding DUF21 domain-containing protein → MEYLISTVLVLLSGLFSGLTLGLLSLDTQSLRRRAKHGDKDAAIIYPIREKGNLLLATLLLGNVAVNTTLSIFLGTIASGVVAGFIATGLIVVFGEIIPQAVISRYALWFGAKTIWFTKIAIVLAWPVAYPIAKALDYFLGSELPVVYSRSELMDIISEHEDSEHSTIDEDEERIMHGALQFSHLSVREVMTPSERVVSFDENQRLNDEFFEEVYEHGYSRLPVYSGDKENIVGVMYVKDLIVEDENISIKETEGAFDAKFLTVRAGDKLDVVLGRMLKQHQHLAVVRNQAKRFVGVIALEDIIEEIIQQEIVDEDDEDPVDRDID, encoded by the coding sequence ATGGAATACTTAATATCCACGGTCTTAGTGCTTTTATCAGGGCTCTTCTCGGGCTTAACACTAGGACTTCTTTCGCTCGATACGCAATCACTTCGTCGTCGTGCCAAACATGGCGATAAAGACGCTGCTATCATTTATCCAATTCGAGAAAAAGGTAATTTGCTGCTGGCAACGCTGCTTTTAGGTAACGTAGCGGTAAACACTACACTTTCTATCTTTCTTGGCACAATTGCTTCAGGTGTAGTGGCTGGTTTTATCGCGACGGGGCTTATTGTGGTATTTGGTGAAATTATTCCACAGGCGGTTATTTCTCGCTATGCGCTATGGTTTGGTGCTAAGACAATTTGGTTTACTAAAATTGCCATCGTCTTAGCGTGGCCAGTAGCGTACCCAATTGCGAAGGCACTCGACTACTTTCTTGGCTCTGAGCTTCCAGTCGTGTATTCACGTAGTGAGTTGATGGATATTATTTCTGAACATGAAGATTCAGAGCATAGTACGATCGATGAGGACGAAGAGCGCATTATGCACGGTGCACTGCAGTTCTCCCATCTGTCTGTCCGTGAAGTGATGACGCCATCTGAGCGGGTAGTATCTTTTGATGAAAACCAACGTCTCAACGACGAATTCTTTGAGGAGGTGTATGAGCACGGGTATTCACGTTTGCCGGTTTATAGTGGAGACAAAGAGAATATTGTCGGTGTCATGTATGTAAAAGACTTGATTGTTGAGGATGAGAATATTTCAATTAAGGAAACAGAGGGTGCGTTTGATGCAAAGTTTTTGACGGTGCGGGCGGGGGATAAGCTGGACGTTGTTCTGGGGCGTATGCTGAAGCAACATCAGCATCTTGCCGTTGTGCGCAATCAAGCCAAGCGTTTTGTTGGAGTCATTGCGCTAGAAGACATTATTGAAGAGATTATCCAACAGGAAATTGTTGACGAAGATGATGAGGATCCGGTGGACAGAGATATTGACTAA
- the typA gene encoding translational GTPase TypA translates to MSQEIRNIAIIAHVDHGKTTLTDGLMEFAGNREEGASMDSNALEKERGITIYAKNTSVTYKDTKINIVDTPGHADFGSEVERVLRSIDSVLLVVDAQEGPMPQTRFVLKKSLELGLKPIVVLNKIDKPAADPDRAEEQVLELFLELGASDEQSNFPVVYAIGRDKVAKRKMEDDLTDLSPLLDTILEHVPAAKVYEEGQNLRAQVFNLGYDNFLGRLAVARIYEGKIAKNQPVIIKHKGEETKKGKVVKLSGYNGVQQVEVTEAFAGDIVLIAGLEDINIGDTVTDSETAEALPAINVDEPTVAMQFLVNSSPFAGREGKYVTSRQIGERLMKEMEINVGLQVESAGGDAYDVRGRGEMHIAILLENMRREGYEMSVSQPQVIIKEVDGVKMEPYEEVTVDVPSEFQGAVIERLGNRGFIMQNMIMHENQVRLLFEGPTRGLLGYKNQFIIDTKGEGIIASRFIEFRPYYGEIKKRQVGSMISMATGKALAFALFGLQDRGELYIGAGAEVYEGMVIGNTSKGEEMTVNPTKGKQLTNMRASGSDDAVTLTPHRALSIELGLEIMQEDEYLEVCPVSVRLRKQGLKESDRKRSK, encoded by the coding sequence ATGTCACAAGAAATTCGTAATATTGCGATTATCGCCCACGTAGACCATGGCAAGACCACCTTGACCGACGGTCTCATGGAATTTGCCGGAAACCGAGAAGAGGGAGCTTCTATGGATAGTAATGCGCTTGAAAAGGAGCGTGGTATTACCATTTATGCCAAAAACACCTCGGTAACCTACAAGGACACCAAAATCAACATCGTGGACACGCCAGGTCACGCCGACTTCGGTTCTGAAGTGGAGCGTGTACTTCGCTCAATCGACTCAGTGCTGCTCGTCGTGGACGCACAGGAAGGCCCAATGCCGCAGACTCGTTTTGTGCTCAAGAAGTCACTTGAGCTTGGTCTTAAGCCGATTGTGGTTCTTAATAAAATCGATAAGCCAGCAGCCGATCCTGATCGTGCTGAAGAGCAGGTATTGGAGCTTTTCCTTGAGCTTGGCGCTTCAGACGAGCAGTCAAACTTCCCCGTGGTGTACGCGATTGGTCGCGATAAGGTAGCGAAGCGCAAGATGGAAGATGATCTCACTGATCTTTCACCACTCCTTGATACTATTCTCGAACACGTTCCAGCAGCGAAGGTATATGAGGAGGGACAGAATCTACGTGCGCAGGTGTTCAATCTCGGTTACGACAACTTCCTTGGTCGTCTCGCAGTAGCGCGTATCTACGAAGGCAAAATTGCGAAGAACCAGCCAGTAATCATCAAGCACAAGGGTGAAGAAACCAAGAAGGGTAAGGTGGTAAAGCTCTCTGGCTACAACGGTGTGCAGCAGGTAGAAGTGACTGAGGCTTTTGCCGGCGACATCGTGCTGATTGCTGGTCTTGAAGATATTAATATCGGCGATACCGTAACTGACTCAGAAACCGCTGAAGCACTACCGGCAATTAACGTAGACGAGCCAACGGTAGCAATGCAGTTCTTGGTAAACTCATCACCATTTGCTGGTCGAGAAGGAAAGTACGTGACCTCACGCCAGATTGGTGAGCGTCTCATGAAGGAAATGGAAATCAACGTTGGTCTCCAGGTGGAATCGGCTGGTGGTGACGCGTACGATGTGCGCGGTCGTGGTGAAATGCACATCGCGATTCTCCTAGAAAACATGCGCCGCGAGGGCTACGAAATGTCTGTCTCACAGCCGCAGGTAATTATCAAGGAAGTGGACGGAGTGAAAATGGAACCGTATGAAGAGGTGACGGTTGATGTGCCGAGTGAATTCCAGGGTGCTGTAATTGAACGTCTCGGCAACCGCGGCTTTATCATGCAGAACATGATTATGCACGAAAACCAGGTGCGTCTTCTCTTTGAAGGTCCAACACGCGGTCTTCTCGGCTACAAAAATCAGTTTATTATCGATACTAAGGGCGAGGGAATTATCGCGTCACGTTTCATCGAATTCCGTCCATATTACGGCGAAATCAAGAAGCGTCAGGTTGGTTCTATGATTTCTATGGCAACTGGCAAAGCGCTCGCGTTTGCGCTCTTTGGTCTCCAGGATCGTGGTGAGCTCTACATCGGTGCCGGAGCGGAAGTATACGAAGGGATGGTGATTGGAAATACCTCAAAGGGTGAAGAAATGACGGTAAACCCAACGAAGGGTAAGCAGCTCACCAACATGCGTGCGTCAGGTAGCGATGACGCGGTAACACTCACACCACACCGCGCCCTTTCAATCGAGCTCGGTCTTGAAATCATGCAGGAAGACGAATATCTCGAAGTCTGTCCAGTTTCAGTTCGCTTGCGCAAGCAGGGACTGAAGGAATCTGACCGAAAGCGAAGTAAATAA
- a CDS encoding DUF3137 domain-containing protein: MMLIKNNIPDVATLHNRLESVLESGLTEFLEHTKDRRSKVYANVKFVLVSVFFFVAIWVFISVFLLSIGTGMTFQIAVALSIIWAAILLVSSRSWLRNTRLLAREVNMALTPTFSAVFDRLFLYTHNGEKAKRVKQLLTESSLLTTEGLWVTADDSFEVFSGEQKTEFHEVLVSMREPKGGTGRDAVETEIFRGMLMVTKLGIQHQAETYISTDGDRHGFAHQSFWTVVLGMSKVKTTELEWNDFEQVLHVASTDGRAAREFLSPEVMQDVYEWWQEHKLNMRIAIKHDRLYLLLPEAKTRIEASTASAKLSEIVKYAKTLARPIWRGLVLADDVA, translated from the coding sequence ATGATGTTAATAAAAAACAACATTCCCGATGTTGCAACACTACATAACCGACTAGAGTCTGTTCTGGAGAGTGGCTTGACCGAGTTTTTGGAGCACACTAAAGATCGCCGATCTAAGGTGTATGCAAATGTTAAGTTTGTACTCGTTTCAGTTTTTTTCTTCGTGGCTATTTGGGTATTTATTTCAGTTTTTCTACTCTCAATTGGGACTGGCATGACATTTCAAATAGCGGTTGCGCTGTCAATTATTTGGGCGGCGATTCTTTTAGTTAGCAGTCGGTCGTGGCTCCGAAACACTCGCCTGCTTGCTCGTGAGGTAAATATGGCCCTGACGCCGACGTTTTCGGCGGTGTTTGATCGATTGTTTTTGTATACCCACAATGGGGAGAAGGCGAAACGAGTAAAGCAGCTGCTGACCGAATCGTCACTACTGACCACGGAAGGACTGTGGGTGACAGCCGATGATTCTTTTGAAGTGTTTTCTGGAGAGCAGAAGACTGAGTTTCATGAAGTATTGGTAAGTATGCGTGAACCGAAAGGCGGTACTGGTCGCGATGCTGTAGAGACAGAAATCTTTAGAGGTATGTTGATGGTTACAAAGCTTGGAATACAGCATCAAGCCGAGACGTACATTTCTACCGATGGTGACCGGCATGGTTTTGCACATCAAAGTTTTTGGACAGTGGTGCTGGGTATGAGCAAGGTGAAAACCACAGAGTTGGAATGGAATGATTTTGAGCAAGTGCTGCATGTGGCGAGTACAGATGGTCGAGCTGCTCGAGAGTTTTTAAGTCCTGAGGTTATGCAGGATGTCTATGAGTGGTGGCAAGAGCATAAGCTTAATATGCGGATAGCAATTAAGCACGATCGGCTGTATTTGCTTTTGCCAGAGGCGAAAACACGTATCGAGGCTAGTACTGCGTCAGCAAAGCTGTCAGAGATTGTAAAGTACGCCAAGACACTCGCCAGGCCGATTTGGCGCGGGTTAGTGTTGGCTGACGATGTAGCATGA
- a CDS encoding DUF2207 domain-containing protein encodes MFARSVSGLRSALTVAILSASLWLALFAFVSATETITLFTSDIEIQADGDLLVTETITYDFGNSLRHGIYRNLSERHFEMPTKWYKERYTSYAVISVTRDGSPEPYTTAEKDGLSIKIGSATTQIQGVHTYEIVYRVQGALSNSTDGPELYWNVTGDEWQVTMQKVLANITVASGVALGTKQYCYAGSSGTRTQCSHNALQDGVAIFQQESISPGQQLTVAQTVSLLQPLVPLERLKLGFILIPFGVIALLYTAFASYRWRTRYKGNTTVVAQYEPYENFKPMFTGVLIDGRLDASDISAGIIYLAQQGFLKIRQQEHKILFFTAKDYEIELLRPKSEVELASQGELLHLLFLDANQVGSIVSLSELKKDMSRRRSNSKVISELKKSVVKDMVDNGFLEQRFPRVAVVISVFLVFIFVQISAPLLASLGTNTMVVFTIVITLSVVLIYFTVTAERRTAHGYEALHYLKGFREFLSVTEAERYKFHNAPRKSPEQFMEFLPYAIAFKVEKEWAKIFDDLTIPNPDWYEGNATVFSASAFTEGLGSFSTTFVQSSGSSGSSGSGSAGGGGGGGGGGSW; translated from the coding sequence ATGTTTGCTCGCTCCGTCTCAGGTTTGCGTAGCGCGTTGACAGTAGCAATATTGAGCGCCAGCCTTTGGCTGGCGCTCTTTGCTTTCGTTTCTGCCACTGAAACCATCACTTTGTTTACTTCTGATATTGAAATTCAGGCAGATGGAGACCTTTTAGTGACCGAAACAATTACGTATGATTTTGGCAACTCGCTGCGTCACGGAATATATCGTAATTTGAGTGAACGTCATTTTGAGATGCCAACGAAGTGGTATAAGGAACGATATACTTCATACGCAGTAATTTCAGTTACACGAGACGGAAGTCCTGAACCGTATACCACAGCCGAAAAGGATGGTCTTTCAATCAAAATTGGCAGTGCGACGACTCAAATTCAGGGTGTACACACGTATGAGATTGTCTATCGAGTACAAGGCGCACTTTCAAATTCGACAGACGGGCCAGAGTTGTATTGGAATGTAACCGGCGACGAATGGCAAGTAACAATGCAGAAGGTTTTAGCCAATATCACTGTTGCTTCAGGGGTGGCTTTGGGCACCAAACAATACTGCTATGCTGGCAGCTCCGGGACACGGACACAATGTAGCCACAATGCGCTGCAAGACGGCGTGGCAATTTTCCAACAAGAAAGTATTTCGCCAGGACAACAGCTTACTGTTGCGCAAACAGTGTCGTTGTTGCAACCTTTAGTGCCACTAGAACGGCTTAAGCTGGGTTTTATTCTTATTCCATTTGGTGTTATTGCGTTACTCTATACAGCCTTTGCGAGCTATCGGTGGCGCACTAGGTACAAAGGAAACACAACGGTTGTTGCACAATATGAACCATACGAAAATTTCAAACCCATGTTTACTGGTGTGCTTATTGACGGTAGGCTTGATGCGAGTGATATTTCCGCAGGAATTATTTATTTAGCGCAGCAGGGTTTTTTGAAGATCAGACAACAAGAGCACAAGATTTTATTCTTTACGGCCAAGGACTACGAGATTGAGCTTTTACGACCAAAATCTGAAGTTGAGCTTGCCTCGCAGGGAGAATTACTTCACTTGTTGTTTTTAGATGCAAATCAAGTGGGGAGTATTGTCTCTCTTTCTGAGCTTAAAAAAGACATGTCTAGACGCAGGTCAAATAGTAAAGTAATTAGCGAGCTTAAAAAATCAGTCGTGAAGGACATGGTCGATAATGGTTTTTTGGAGCAACGATTTCCTCGAGTGGCAGTTGTTATCAGTGTTTTCTTGGTTTTCATTTTCGTGCAGATTTCTGCACCGCTCCTTGCATCTCTGGGTACAAACACGATGGTCGTATTCACTATCGTGATTACACTCTCTGTCGTGTTGATCTACTTTACGGTTACGGCAGAACGGCGTACTGCACATGGCTATGAAGCATTGCATTATCTCAAGGGCTTTAGAGAGTTTCTTTCGGTGACAGAGGCTGAGCGGTATAAGTTTCACAATGCTCCAAGGAAATCACCTGAACAATTTATGGAGTTTCTTCCGTATGCAATTGCGTTTAAGGTAGAAAAGGAATGGGCAAAAATTTTTGATGATCTCACGATTCCAAATCCCGACTGGTACGAAGGTAATGCCACTGTTTTTTCCGCCTCAGCTTTTACTGAAGGTCTAGGTTCGTTTTCAACAACTTTTGTGCAATCGTCTGGTTCTTCTGGCTCGTCTGGCAGTGGTTCTGCCGGTGGAGGTGGCGGAGGTGGAGGTGGGGGTTCATGGTAG
- a CDS encoding M48 family metalloprotease → MATLYTEQSRNVTKTFMLMGVFLVMIIGICYFISSYVGNPVILYVGAIFAICTSVGSYWFSDKIVLRMTNAHPVAHAEAPELYNIVENLAITAGLPMPKVYIVDDPAPNAFATGRDPEHAVVAATTGLLRILDRTELEGVMAHELSHVGNRDMLVMTVAVVLAGFVAIIADMFSRALWFGGDNDRNRSPIFLIIGIIGIILAPIAAKLIQLAISRKREYLADASGALLTRYPEGLASALEKINTAGIPMRNASTATAHLFISDPFTGNKKGIGQKIAGLFQTHPPAEDRIARLRNMGS, encoded by the coding sequence ATGGCAACCCTATATACCGAACAATCGAGAAATGTGACGAAGACGTTTATGTTAATGGGCGTTTTCTTAGTGATGATTATCGGCATTTGCTACTTTATTTCTAGCTACGTAGGTAACCCGGTTATTCTGTACGTTGGTGCTATCTTTGCAATTTGTACGAGTGTGGGGAGCTATTGGTTTTCTGACAAGATTGTCTTGCGCATGACCAACGCTCATCCCGTCGCCCATGCTGAGGCTCCAGAGCTCTATAATATTGTCGAAAACCTTGCTATCACTGCAGGATTGCCTATGCCGAAAGTGTACATAGTCGATGATCCTGCGCCCAATGCTTTTGCGACGGGGCGTGACCCAGAGCATGCAGTAGTGGCGGCAACGACTGGTCTATTGCGTATTCTGGACCGTACGGAGCTTGAGGGTGTCATGGCTCACGAGCTGTCTCATGTCGGGAACCGCGACATGCTTGTTATGACGGTGGCGGTGGTTTTGGCTGGGTTTGTGGCAATTATTGCTGACATGTTTTCACGCGCGCTCTGGTTTGGTGGTGACAACGACCGTAATCGTTCTCCCATTTTTTTGATTATTGGAATTATTGGAATTATTTTAGCGCCAATTGCAGCAAAGCTTATTCAGTTAGCAATTTCTCGTAAGCGTGAATACCTGGCTGATGCTTCTGGTGCACTACTGACCAGATACCCAGAAGGATTAGCTTCTGCTTTAGAAAAAATTAATACTGCAGGCATACCCATGCGCAATGCGTCCACTGCAACGGCTCACTTATTTATCTCAGATCCATTTACTGGTAACAAGAAGGGAATTGGTCAAAAGATTGCCGGATTATTTCAGACGCATCCACCAGCTGAAGATCGCATTGCTCGGTTGCGTAACATGGGTTCATAA
- a CDS encoding LemA family protein — MGISIVVIVLLALYVVFAYNKFVKLTQQAKEAWADIDVQLKRRYDLIPNLIETVKGYAGHERQTLEQVTAARAAATQTHVDPSNLTADSIAAMAGAESALTGALGRLMAIAENYPDLKANTNFLELQRELSDTENKIQAARRFYNGNVRDLNIALKSFPSNVVASMFSFKEEPYFELEENSVEREAVKVQF, encoded by the coding sequence ATGGGAATTTCTATTGTAGTTATTGTTCTGCTGGCGCTGTACGTTGTGTTTGCATACAACAAGTTTGTAAAGCTCACGCAGCAAGCCAAAGAAGCTTGGGCAGATATTGATGTACAGCTTAAACGTCGTTACGACCTTATTCCAAATTTGATAGAGACTGTAAAGGGGTATGCTGGTCACGAGAGACAAACACTCGAACAGGTGACAGCGGCGAGAGCAGCTGCCACGCAGACACACGTTGATCCTTCGAATTTAACCGCGGACAGCATTGCTGCTATGGCCGGAGCAGAATCTGCCCTTACTGGCGCACTTGGCCGCTTGATGGCGATTGCAGAGAATTACCCGGACCTTAAAGCAAACACCAACTTTTTGGAATTGCAGCGCGAGCTTTCAGATACTGAAAACAAGATTCAGGCAGCACGTCGCTTCTACAATGGTAACGTCCGTGATTTGAATATTGCCCTCAAATCATTTCCTTCAAATGTAGTTGCTTCAATGTTCAGTTTCAAGGAGGAGCCGTACTTTGAACTTGAGGAAAATAGTGTTGAACGAGAAGCGGTTAAGGTGCAGTTCTAA
- the groL gene encoding chaperonin GroEL (60 kDa chaperone family; promotes refolding of misfolded polypeptides especially under stressful conditions; forms two stacked rings of heptamers to form a barrel-shaped 14mer; ends can be capped by GroES; misfolded proteins enter the barrel where they are refolded when GroES binds), which translates to MAKEVIFGEDVKKRLQKGVDTVANAVKVTLGPRGRNVILDKGFGGPTITNDGVSIAKEIVLEDKFENMGAEIIKEVANKTNELAGDGTTTATVLTQALVNEGLKQTTMGINSMAVRNGMEHAAADVVETLKKMATKISSVDEIKQVATISAESAELGEKIAETIDKVGKDGVVTVEESQSFGIETELTEGMQFDKGYVSPYMVTNPERMEAEFKDAQILITDKKVSSVQEILPLLEKIAQTGKKELVIIADDVDGEALTTFVVNKLKGGFSVLAVKAPGYGDRKKEILADIAVTTGGEVISDELGFKLETTELAQLGAAERVIATKDNTTIVGGSGTKEAIDDRVKALKSQLDQASSKFDKEKLEERIAKLSGGVAVIRVGAATETEMKYLKLKIEDAVNATKAAIDEGIVPGGGTALARAAGIVEKELLAKKELAREEMIGYNIVLKALEVPLKQIADNTGKHDGAVIVEKVKTAGGNAGYDAAKAEMIDDMIKAGIIDPVKVERAGVQHAVSAAAILLTSEAAVADAPEKDKPAMPDMSGMGGMGMGM; encoded by the coding sequence ATGGCAAAAGAAGTTATCTTTGGAGAGGATGTAAAGAAGCGTTTGCAGAAGGGGGTAGATACCGTAGCGAACGCAGTAAAAGTGACGCTTGGTCCACGTGGACGAAACGTCATTCTTGATAAAGGCTTTGGTGGCCCGACAATTACCAATGACGGTGTGTCGATTGCAAAGGAAATTGTGCTCGAGGATAAGTTCGAGAACATGGGTGCCGAAATCATCAAGGAGGTGGCCAATAAGACTAATGAGCTCGCTGGTGATGGTACAACTACCGCTACCGTACTTACGCAGGCGTTGGTAAACGAAGGTCTCAAGCAGACCACCATGGGCATCAATTCAATGGCAGTGCGAAATGGTATGGAGCATGCAGCTGCTGATGTGGTGGAAACCCTCAAGAAAATGGCGACCAAGATTTCTTCAGTCGATGAAATCAAGCAAGTGGCGACCATTTCAGCCGAAAGCGCAGAACTTGGTGAAAAGATTGCTGAAACTATCGATAAGGTAGGTAAGGATGGTGTAGTGACGGTCGAGGAATCACAGTCATTTGGGATTGAGACCGAGCTCACTGAGGGAATGCAGTTTGATAAAGGGTATGTGTCACCATACATGGTAACCAACCCAGAGCGCATGGAGGCTGAATTTAAAGATGCGCAGATTTTGATTACCGATAAAAAGGTGTCTTCAGTACAAGAAATCTTGCCGCTTTTGGAGAAAATCGCCCAGACTGGGAAGAAGGAGCTTGTCATTATCGCCGATGATGTCGATGGTGAGGCGCTTACTACGTTTGTGGTCAATAAGCTAAAGGGCGGTTTTTCAGTCTTGGCAGTTAAGGCGCCAGGCTACGGTGATCGCAAGAAGGAAATTTTGGCTGATATTGCAGTGACTACTGGAGGTGAGGTAATTTCTGATGAGCTTGGATTCAAGCTTGAAACCACCGAGCTCGCACAGCTTGGTGCGGCTGAACGCGTAATTGCGACCAAGGACAACACTACGATTGTTGGCGGCTCTGGTACCAAGGAAGCGATTGACGATCGCGTGAAGGCGCTTAAGTCACAGCTCGACCAGGCTTCTTCTAAGTTTGATAAGGAGAAGCTTGAAGAACGTATCGCGAAGCTTTCAGGTGGCGTAGCAGTGATTCGCGTGGGTGCAGCGACTGAGACTGAGATGAAGTACCTCAAGCTTAAGATTGAAGACGCGGTAAACGCGACCAAGGCCGCGATTGATGAGGGTATTGTGCCAGGAGGCGGTACGGCACTAGCTCGTGCAGCTGGAATTGTTGAAAAGGAACTTTTGGCCAAGAAGGAGCTGGCACGTGAAGAGATGATTGGCTACAATATTGTGCTTAAAGCACTTGAGGTGCCGTTGAAGCAAATTGCTGACAATACCGGCAAGCATGATGGTGCAGTGATTGTGGAGAAGGTAAAGACGGCTGGTGGTAATGCTGGTTACGATGCTGCCAAGGCTGAAATGATCGACGATATGATCAAGGCAGGTATCATCGACCCAGTAAAGGTAGAGCGTGCTGGCGTACAGCATGCGGTATCTGCGGCGGCGATTCTTCTTACCTCAGAAGCAGCAGTAGCTGATGCTCCAGAAAAGGACAAGCCAGCGATGCCAGATATGTCTGGTATGGGCGGCATGGGCATGGGTATGTAG
- a CDS encoding rRNA pseudouridine synthase, producing MRINKYLAHTGVASRREADELVTKKQVKINGKLAEMGQQVLEHDQVEIIGKTKPKTYLAYYKGRGIITHSPADSEIDIASRLAHDYGITHVAPIGRLDKDSEGLILLSNDGRITGPLLNPESGHEKEYDVTVDKAVSGMFLRAMAAGVDIEGYRTKPAIVEANPRNDKRFRLTITEGKKHQIRRMCAALGYQVQSLKRVRIMNIELGKLKPNQYRKIQAEELHVMLRDLGLKGT from the coding sequence ATGCGAATTAATAAATACCTTGCACACACTGGCGTAGCTTCTCGAAGAGAGGCTGACGAACTTGTAACCAAAAAACAAGTCAAGATCAACGGAAAGCTTGCCGAAATGGGCCAGCAGGTTCTTGAGCATGATCAAGTAGAAATAATCGGAAAAACCAAGCCTAAAACGTACCTCGCCTACTACAAAGGTCGCGGCATCATCACACACTCTCCTGCCGATAGCGAAATAGACATCGCTTCACGTCTTGCACACGACTACGGCATTACACACGTCGCGCCAATCGGACGCCTCGATAAGGACTCTGAAGGATTAATTCTACTTTCAAACGATGGTCGAATTACTGGTCCGCTACTTAATCCTGAATCTGGTCACGAAAAAGAATACGATGTCACTGTGGACAAAGCTGTTTCTGGCATGTTTTTAAGAGCAATGGCTGCTGGCGTGGACATTGAAGGCTATCGCACCAAGCCAGCAATAGTCGAAGCTAATCCACGCAACGACAAGCGCTTTCGTCTTACTATTACTGAAGGCAAGAAGCACCAAATTCGCCGTATGTGCGCTGCGCTCGGGTATCAGGTTCAGTCGCTTAAGCGCGTTCGCATCATGAACATAGAACTTGGCAAGCTAAAACCAAATCAATATCGAAAAATCCAGGCCGAAGAACTCCATGTTATGCTAAGGGACCTTGGCTTGAAAGGTACATAA
- a CDS encoding nucleoside triphosphate pyrophosphohydrolase: MSEINRIYYNKLVRDNIPAKIEAKHQTCEIRKITDVQELQQELFKKIKEEAASLAMCRTKEEFLEEYSDLMVVLDTLIRQLEVSKEELIEHRRNNLLKKGGYKQGHFLVWSDDVGYRSNESVQGIPL, translated from the coding sequence ATGTCAGAGATAAATCGTATCTACTACAACAAGCTTGTGCGAGATAATATTCCAGCAAAAATCGAGGCAAAGCATCAGACGTGCGAGATACGGAAAATTACCGATGTACAGGAGCTTCAGCAGGAACTTTTCAAAAAAATTAAGGAGGAAGCTGCTTCTTTGGCGATGTGTCGTACAAAGGAAGAATTTCTTGAAGAGTACAGCGACTTAATGGTCGTGCTCGATACGCTTATTCGACAACTTGAGGTAAGTAAAGAGGAGCTGATTGAACATCGGCGGAATAATCTGCTCAAGAAGGGTGGCTACAAGCAAGGACATTTCCTTGTGTGGTCCGACGATGTGGGATATCGTTCAAACGAAAGTGTGCAAGGAATCCCGCTCTAG